In Salvia miltiorrhiza cultivar Shanhuang (shh) unplaced genomic scaffold, IMPLAD_Smil_shh fragScaff_scaffold_79, whole genome shotgun sequence, the sequence TGTAAATTGCAAtccttaaaatattaaataatattgtTTCTATCATATTAGGATGTAATAATGGTAAAATGAATAAGAATAAAATTCAATGCTTCAAGATTGCATATAAGATGATTGCATCTCGTATCCATATATTATTGCCACGTCACATCAATATAGAACACACTAATTTTTATCCAGAAGTGTTTACTTTGAATGATTAGTCTTGacagataaaaataatattaatgctaattaattatctatttaCTTGGATGAATTGACTGTATATAGGGGAGGATTGTATATAGTTATTGTAGAAGATGTATAGTGGAGTTTGAGAGGATTCTTTGTGGATTAGGACTAAATCGGAAAGACATGTCAATTATGTTGATAAATTAGTTTATGGCTATTAACATGACATTTTGCACCCTACCCCACCCCATTAACCATTCCTTTTCGTTATGTATATATCCTTTCTCCCTTGCTTGTGATAGACGAGCACTTTTTATCCTCTTATTTATggattaattaatgaaatttaaaaaaaataaaatgatatttgAATTAATATGGAATATGAATATAGGTGGTGTCAGATGAAGCACGAGCAATGTACAACGGAGGTCGAGCGGGGCTGAGCTATTGGAGCCCAAACGTGAACATATTCAGGGATCCTCGGTGGGGCAGAGGGCAGGAGACGCCGGGCGAGGACCCCGCCTTGGCGGCTAAGTATGCCGCCAGCTACGTCAAGGGGCTGCAGGGCAACGCTGCCGGAAACCGCCTCAAGGTGGCCGCCTGTTGCAAGCACTACACCGCCTATGATCTTGATTTTTGGAATGGCGTCGATCGCTTCCATTTTAATGCCAAGGTAATTATTTAACCTATGTCAAAATATCTCtaagggcatgtttgtttggcACGGATTCTGTCCTGGGAAAATAATctgattccaaaatattaaattcccgtgtttggttaaatttttgtcagatagagaaagtaataagaatcctgaaaacaaggaaagtagtacaactttccaggattcttattcctagcttttcttaggtattctttttcctcattctcaggattcttacttacatatatatccaatattatttttttataaaatgaaattattattattattattattattattattattattattattattattattttaagaaaatcataatttaatttttagaattatgaatcatacttattattattattattattattattaattaattaattaattcatgaattattttaagaaatcataatttaattcttagaattatgaatcatacttattgttaatattattattattattattttaagaaaatcataatttaatttttagaattatgaatcatacttattattattattattattattattattattattattattattattattattattattattattattattattattattattattattaattaattaattcattcattcattcattcatgaattattttaagaaatcataatttaattcttagaattatgaatcatacttattgctattattattattattattattattattattattattattattattattattattattattattattattattatctaagaaaaaaaatgaatttaattttagaattataaatcatttatttaatcttaataatgtactttgttgttactataaaattaagggcaaatatcactttaaaccccgaactattttcacactatcaattatattctgaattattgaaaataatctTTGAAACCTTGAAAATTATATTATGAATTAATgaaaattaagggtaaatatcactttaattcttacatatattaattaaatatatttatttaatgatacaatCCAAAATCCTAACAATTAGTTTTGATATTTCCGAACACTGGATAATGAATCTATTAGGATTCATTTTCCATGGAATCATTTTCCTGGAAATAACAATCACAATTCAGATTACTTTCCTGACAAACAAACATGCCAAGGATATTTATTTTGTCGgtgtctaaaactgaaaaaacaTCTATAACTTTTTATTGCACAAATGTGGAGTTTTGAATAATTGTTTTTCGTTATTTCCTAGAAAGGGATTGCTTTATTATATTTAAAGAAACATCAATCACTTCTTTCCGTTATTAATTCGTGATCATTGCCTACACGGCTTATCCTCCATTTCTAAACTATCAATCACTTCTTATCGATATATATGGTTGGGCCCAAACAGGCAAACGGTATGAAAAAGAAACCATATTATtattaacaataataataataataaataagtgATCGAGCTCTAGTCTCGTGACTTTATTCGTAGAATCACCACGTATTAAAAAAGACTCCGTTCGTTCCATGAAAATGAGCATAATTGTTGgtgacacagattttaataaatgttattgTTAGTGTAAAAATGTACTTCCTTCGTCCACAATTTAAAACCCCACTTTAATGTGGGCACGAAAactaagaaagttgaaaaaagtaatgtggatgaaatataatggtagttgactaaagtgataaaggtgttgtgagtgggtccattagtgataaagtgtagtaaatatagaatataaaaatgataaatgtgttttaaagtgggtccattagtgacaaagagtagtaaatataggaaaagaagaagagtaaaaaagtacaaaaagcaaaatatgactttaatttgtggacaaaaaaattaagagtaagtagggctttaaattgtggaccgAAGGagtatcacttttattagtgGAAGAAgctatcaaaaaagaaaaaatgcagCCTCTTGTGGAATgtatcaaaatgacaaaatatgaGATAGAGGGAATAGAAAATAGGAGAATGAAAGAAAAATGGAAAGAGGGTAGTAACGTAGTATTGGATGCAGGTGAGCAAGCAGGATTTGGAGGAAACATACAATGTGCCGTTCAAAGCATGTGTGTTTGAAGGGAAAGTGGCAAGTGTGATGTGCTCCTACAACCAAGTTAATGGCAAGCCCACTTGTGCAGACCCTTCTCTCCTACGCGACACTATTCGCGGCCAATGGCGCCTCAACGGGTTTGTGTATTCATTCAGTTTAAATAGTAATTCAGATCAACTCATTTGGGTTCAACTCcgcaattaataaataatataatatgaCATGAAATGCAGCTACATTGTTTCCGACTGCGACTCAGTTGATGTTCTATACAACAGTCAACATTACACATCCACCCCTGAAGATGCAGCAGCTGCTTCGATTAAAGCAGGTTTATATACGCAACTGTTGGGGGCATTTTTGGAAAATTACACATGCCAGCTTAATCATTCAATTATGCATGCAGGCTTGGACTTGGATTGCGGGCCTTTCCTTGCGCTCCACACAGAGGGAGCCATACGGGCCAATAAATTAAATGAGATGGACGTAAACCGGGCCCTCGGGAATTTACTCACAGTCCAAATGCGTTTGGGAATGTTTGACGGGCCTAGACAGCCATATGCTTATTTGGGCCCCAGAGATGTCTGCACCCCGGCCCATCAACACTTGGCCCTTGAAGCCGCCCGCCAAGGAATTGTTTTGCTGCAAAATCGTAACGGAGCCTTGCCGTTTTCACCCGCTCGCTATCGGACCGTCGCTGTGATCGGGCCCAACTCCGACGTCACGGACACCATGATAGGCAACTATGCTGGTATAGCTCcttatacattttattttgtttgttttcgtaTTATTAATAACTCTAATATTGATGAATTTGTGTACAATGtgatcataattttattttttaaacttGATTATAGGAGTTCCGTGTGGCTATACTACTGCATTACAAGGTATATCAAAATATGCTAGGACGATTCATGAAAATGGATGCGCTCCAGTGAGTTGCCCCGATAATACTCGATTTGGACCTGCCGAGGTCGCCGCTCGTCAAGCGGACGCGACGGTGTTGGTGATGGGCCTTAGCCAATCGATCGAGCGTGAATTCCTCGATCGACGCGGGCTTCTTTTACCGGGTCACCAACAAGAGCTTGTGTCAAGGGTGGCCAAGGCCTCCAAAGGCCCAGTTGTGTTGGTCTTAATGTCTGGGGGCCCAATCGATGTTACATTTGCTAAAAATGACCCAAAAATTGCTGCTATTATATGGGCTGGGTATCCGGGCCAAGCTGGAGGTGCTGCGATTGCTGATGTTATATTTGGGACGACCAATCCaggtatatatatacacacacatctATTCTACATGTTTAGATTGAAATAtatgatttaattttttatatatatttttagggGGGAAGTTGCCTATGACATGGTACCCTGAAGATTATTTAGCCAAGGTGCCCATGACGGATATGTCGATGCACGCTGACCCTACAAGAGGGTATCCGGGTCGGACATACCGATTTTACAGGGGTCCAACTGTTTTTTCATTTGGGTTTGGGCTAAGTTACACCAAGTTTAGAGAAACATTAGCCCATGGCCCAACAAAAGTGTTTGTCCCTTACACAAGCTCAAAAATTTTGAAGAACAACACACTGCTAATGAGTAATGGCATTAGGGTTTCGAACACAAATTGCGATGCTCTAAACTTAGGGTTTCATGTTGATGTTGAGAATGCCGGAGATATGGACGGGACCCACACTATGATGCTATTTGCATCCTCCCCATCTATGGGGGAGGAGAAACGTTTGGTGGCATTCGAGAAGGTTCATGTGGTGGCCGGAGCTAAAGAAAGCGTAAAAATTAACCTCCATCCGTGCACTCATTTAAGCGTTGTGGACCAATTTGGGATCCGAAGGATTCCAATGGGTGAACATACTCTACACTTTGGTGAAGCTCTCAAACATAACATTCTACTCCATAATGATTTGGAGGAAATCAAGTATTAATAAATTCCCTACATATTGTTAAACCAAATGTCAACCATTATTACATTTCAATACAATAGTTTGCAAGTGTAAAAAAATGTATTGGGTGTTTATTATCAAGGAAATTAATATTGCTTGGCTATTTTATACTCCTTGTGTCATCCAAATTATATAGTATGTATTCATatgaattataaaaaataatctttatctaataataattataatatatatgtttcATTTAATGTATGGTCTCATATTTTTTACCTCATTAGTTTTTCTCTCATGCCATGCACTATGATACTTAAttgattaaaatattaaaaaaattatattttctaaattttggtACATTCTCCTATAATATAACTGAGAATATAATTTAGCGATAATATAATAATCAGAAGATAAAAATAATGAGTAAATTAGCTTTAATCAATATTAGACCTAGCAAATCAATGAGAAAGACCTTTAacaaacacattttttttatctaatgaaCATTATTCACTAGTTAAAAATTCCAGTAAATTATCTAGATATGTATTCTTTCAAGTTTCTATTAGTCTAAAAGACTttttaaacttttaattaatttttttatatatcctTGTTTcgcaaaatattttttttaaaatatattcatcTCAAATTGTTTTAGccttttttttcatattatctCCGCCATAAATCAAATTACTTTTAACAAAATTTATGTCATCCATGCAAAACTTCGGTGTTGTAGCATTTATGCTCAAACGAAATTTTATAGTTAAAATTCCTATTCATATTATACTGCCACACTAGTATGTGCACACAAATTACTCAACTCGCCACTCAAGTGAACAAATTCTAAGTCAATCAAGAAAAACATCCATCTCAAACAAAAGCACATCCCAA encodes:
- the LOC131003148 gene encoding beta-D-xylosidase 1, producing the protein MAKNPLNQNLSFSLLIFLLLLLHLTESRPPFACDPNNGATKNLPFCRASLHIRDRVRDLIGRLTLQEKIRMLVNNAAPVERLGISGYEWWSEALHGVSNTGPGVKFGGEFPGATSFPQVITTAASYNASLWEAIGQVVSDEARAMYNGGRAGLSYWSPNVNIFRDPRWGRGQETPGEDPALAAKYAASYVKGLQGNAAGNRLKVAACCKHYTAYDLDFWNGVDRFHFNAKVSKQDLEETYNVPFKACVFEGKVASVMCSYNQVNGKPTCADPSLLRDTIRGQWRLNGYIVSDCDSVDVLYNSQHYTSTPEDAAAASIKAGLDLDCGPFLALHTEGAIRANKLNEMDVNRALGNLLTVQMRLGMFDGPRQPYAYLGPRDVCTPAHQHLALEAARQGIVLLQNRNGALPFSPARYRTVAVIGPNSDVTDTMIGNYAGVPCGYTTALQGISKYARTIHENGCAPVSCPDNTRFGPAEVAARQADATVLVMGLSQSIEREFLDRRGLLLPGHQQELVSRVAKASKGPVVLVLMSGGPIDVTFAKNDPKIAAIIWAGYPGQAGGAAIADVIFGTTNPGGKLPMTWYPEDYLAKVPMTDMSMHADPTRGYPGRTYRFYRGPTVFSFGFGLSYTKFRETLAHGPTKVFVPYTSSKILKNNTLLMSNGIRVSNTNCDALNLGFHVDVENAGDMDGTHTMMLFASSPSMGEEKRLVAFEKVHVVAGAKESVKINLHPCTHLSVVDQFGIRRIPMGEHTLHFGEALKHNILLHNDLEEIKY